The Clostridium septicum genome contains a region encoding:
- the spoIIIAB gene encoding stage III sporulation protein SpoIIIAB, giving the protein MLKIISILIIFLACTYIGFYYGENFKKRNSQLNEILKGILLLNNEVMYTNTPLPEAIRYVALKVDYPLRNLLLKVSENLVKGESKSVYEAFNEEYKKEKHNFKIIDEDKRVISDFLKSLGESGVYGQDKIFNLAIENIKVNCKVSELIASKNTKMYRVLGVCIGAMLSLFLI; this is encoded by the coding sequence ATGCTTAAAATAATATCAATTTTAATAATATTTTTAGCATGTACCTACATAGGATTTTATTACGGAGAGAATTTTAAAAAGAGAAATAGCCAACTAAATGAAATATTAAAAGGTATACTTCTTTTAAATAATGAAGTTATGTATACTAACACGCCTTTACCAGAAGCTATTAGATATGTTGCACTTAAAGTAGATTATCCTTTAAGAAATTTACTTTTAAAAGTATCAGAGAATTTAGTAAAAGGTGAAAGTAAAAGTGTTTATGAAGCTTTTAATGAAGAGTATAAGAAAGAAAAACATAATTTTAAAATAATTGATGAAGATAAGCGTGTAATATCGGATTTTTTAAAATCACTTGGAGAATCTGGGGTATATGGACAAGATAAAATTTTTAATTTGGCAATAGAAAATATAAAGGTCAATTGTAAAGTTTCAGAGCTTATAGCAAGTAAAAACACAAAAATGTATAGAGTTTTAGGAGTTTGTATTGGCGCAATGCTTAGCCTATTCTTAATATAA
- the spoIIIAC gene encoding stage III sporulation protein AC, which produces MLDVGIIFKIGAMGILLVVLDKVLKSSGKDDVAVITNIAGIVIILITLVGLIDNLFNTIKTMFML; this is translated from the coding sequence ATGCTAGATGTAGGAATCATATTTAAAATAGGTGCCATGGGAATATTGTTAGTGGTCCTTGATAAAGTTTTAAAAAGTAGTGGGAAAGATGATGTTGCAGTAATAACTAATATAGCAGGAATTGTGATAATTCTAATTACGTTAGTTGGACTTATAGATAACTTATTTAACACAATAAAGACTATGTTTATGCTATAG